From Chrysemys picta bellii isolate R12L10 chromosome 1, ASM1138683v2, whole genome shotgun sequence:
GCCTCTGTCCTCCTGGCCCTGATACCTCTTTTCCACTCTCTGCAGCCTCTTCTAATTTCTTCCTGCATGAGCTTAAATAAATACAGTGTTGTTCAGCCAGCTGTGTCAAATAGTTTTGCAGGTACCAATGTGCCTCCCACTGTCTCTGCTCATTCTCCAGCAGCTGCCTCAGCAGGATCTGGATCCATTCTGGCTGTTTGTCAGTCCTCATCTGCAGGGGCGAAGACTCTGGAGTCCAGGCTGGGAGGGTATAAGTGCCTTCATCAAAAAAGGCTTCAACATACTGTGActccattttctctttccttttttttctatTATTGCCTCCCTCTGTTATTGCCTCCCCTTGTATCAGGGGTAACCGCCTTATACTGTCCTTCATGGTCCACCACGATCTCTTACACAATCTCTTTTATAAGGGGTAATCGCCTgtccgcattctccaccaaattGTGGCGGGACCACCCATTGCAGGTGACACCTCCTCCTGGcggctctggggattagctccttccaggtgcTGCACCCTCCTCTGTCAGTCTCTTCACCCATCATTATCTCCCACCCTCTCtcactccaggggttgcagctTCCTCttagtgactcagccctctggccaaatcACTGaggtcctccccttctggggtatcaaagtcttCCAAGGCAAACTGTCTCAGGCAGTCCACTCTCTGCTGTCTGGTCCacgccacttccccagtggctggtaggggaacccgggccttcgctgtactccaggttccagctcaggggcaCTTTCATCAGCAGCCAGGGTCTGCCCTATCCCATACCTTGTTGCATTTCCCTTGAGCCTTTCCAGTCTTTCTGGCTCTCCCACCTCTCTGGTTTACCAGCCCAAACTCCTCCCAACTCCTTCCAAGGGAGTAACTGTAGGCTTCCTATCTCTATAGCCCCAAACACACctctcttctcccagaaagtgatTGCAGACTATCTCCCTGCCATCCCTTTATGCATCCCGGGCTTTATACAGGTCCCTCCTCTTCCTGTCCAGCTGAATGTCATGTCTAATTAATCCCATCTCCCTGGCTTCTTCAGGTGCAGCCTAGGCAGCTAATTGGCCTACCTGGCCACCTTGACCCTTTCAGGCCTTATGTGGGTGGATACCCCATCATACACCTGTGTCGTGTCTTGAATTGCAAGTACAGTCTTTACGTAATATAAATGTAACGTTCATTGCATCTACAACCTATATGCAGGAGAACAGCCACATCCAGCACTAACTGTAGCTTTTGGGTGGTCTTCAAAGTTAGTTTCAGGTAGAGCATGTGAGAAACCTGGAGGTTACAAAGATATGGATTACTCTGGTTATGATGCCATCTTGATTCAGCCAGTTACCAACAGAATTTACTTAAATCTAATAAGCACTAGGACATTCTTCTCTTATGCTGTACTTTAtttgatatttactgtcttgTCCCCATTCTGTCCTTGCAAATATAGCTAATAAAAGGCATAGTGTCACCACAATTATGCAAATAATTAACTATGATCCTATTTGACTGTTATGGTTTCAACCTCCGTCAGCAATACTGGATCATACATTTATAACCTTAACTAGGGAAATGACTGACAAGTAATGGATATGATTGCAACTTTTACATATTGGTTATTAATATGATCCTCTGGAGGAAGAGGCATGTAGGATGACATAAATAACATTACTTTTAGCATTAATGACTATAAGACAGATGATATTTTGATCGTTCTAAAACCTGCAAAGCCTACATGAGGACCAACAGCATTTTGTATGAAGGCTAGACAGGGGCCAAGTATTTCAATTCAAGTCAATAAGAAAGACTGCTTATCATTATTATATTATCTCAGCAGAAACAAAAACAGGGACTACTGTGTCTTCAGAATATTGCTCATGTGTTAGTTATCTCTGGTTGGTCTTCAGCACCATCTGCTAGGGATCACGTTTATAAGACCTATGATTGATATGCGCCATAGTGTTTACATTCACTGCAAAATGTGCATAAGCTATGAGAAATATTTTTGACAATCTGGGCTCTACAGTTATGATGAAATATGTTCAGTGTCAACATTCATATCAAGTATTTGTTTCTTTGAATGATTAATTTTCTACCCTGATGCAAAATTATACCataacagctttttaaaaaagatgaacaagAGATTGTGAATTATCACAGTTTAACGACATTTCCTTCTGTTATGCTGTTAGTATCAAGCATCGAGTATAAGTACATCATTATGAGACCCAACCCTATCTTATTGGACTTTATTTGGgggttgaaaaaataaaaatttatttcTGAAAGGTTTATCAGAAATCATACCTGCTCGCTTTAAAAGCATGGCAGAAATGGTTGCTCTTGATTCATAGATGTACCGTGTTAAAGAAGATTTTGGCATCTAAAGGCACTTAGAGTAATTAATTTTGCTATTCCGTCCCAAAGAGAAATTCTTCTCCACTTTTACTGTGTATTGTTTATGACATCTTATTGATCAAAGAAAGATTATGCTCCAAGATGAGCAGAAAGACAAGGTGTACATATGTCATTGATATGTGAAAAAGCAGCCAGGTTACTGTGTTTCTTTTCCTTCTAGTATATTGGGTTAGCTTTTAGCTCAAGGGATTCTCCAACACAGCATCTGAGCATGTCATCAACATACTTGTTATCACTTTCACTTTCAGATAGAAACACAGTTAGCAGCCTACCCTACAAAATATGGTTGTGTTCCAAGTAGCATATTTCTGACAATAATTTGTATAGTATCCTGGGCCTGCATTGCACTTTACAGGCAAATAAAAGACAAGGATCCTGCCCTCTGGGACTAACAGTTTAAATAAACATCGCTGAGAACATTTAATACTGGCTCTTCTGTGATATTAATATTTGGTGGCTTCTTCATTTCAGACAtggaaatcacagaatcatagaatatcagggttggaagggacctcaagaggtcatctagtccaacccactgctcaaagcaggaccaatgcccaactaaatcatcccagccagggctttgtcaagcctgactttaaaaacctttaaggaaggagattctaccacctgtctaggtaacccattccatatGAGGAAGTCATTCAGTGATTCTGGGAACAGTCAACGGCTTGGCCAATTAtcatagtagtagtaataataataattaataaatcataAATTCATAGAAACCAGAGATGGAAAAATACATCTTAGGCCATCCAGCCCATCTCCATTCTCGGGGTTCTTCTCTAATGGAGATCTATTACACGTTTGACTAGTCAAATGTTAAATATGCCAGGCAATGTAACTCCCCCCCTTTCCTTGGCAAGACTATTCAACAgcattttagggcctgatccaaagtccattgaaatcaatggacagaCTTCAATTGAcccactataaggtgggtgcataactggctggataaccgtacttagagagttgttattaatggttcccaatcctgctggaaaggcataacgagcggggtaccgcaggggtctgttttgggaccggcgctgttcaatatcttcatcaatgacttagatattggcatagaaagtacgcttattaagtttgtggatgataccaaactgggagggattgcaactgctttggaggacagggtcataattcaaaatgatctggacaaattggagaaatggtctgaggtaaacaggatgaagtttaacaaagacaaatgcaaagtgctccacttaggaaggaaaaatcagtttcacacatacagaatgggaagagactgtctaggaaggagtacggcagaaagggatctaggggttatagtggaccacaagctaaatatgagtcaacagtgtgatgctgttgcaaaaaaagcaaacatgattctgggatgtattaaccggtgtgttgtgagcaagacacgagaagtcattcttccgctctactctgctctggttaggcctcagctggagtattgtgtccagttctgggcaccgcatcttaaaaaagatgtggagaaattggagcgggtccagagaagagcaacaagaatgattaaaggtcttgagaacatgacctatgaaggaaggctgaaagaattgggtttgtttagtttggaaaagagaagactgagaggggacatgatagcagttttcaggtatttaaaagggtgtcataaggaggagggagaaaacttgttcaccttagcctctaaggatagaaccagaagcaatgggtttaaactgcagcaagggaggtctaggttggacattaggaaaaagttcctaactgtcagggtggttaaacactggaataaattgcctagggaggttgtggaatctccatctcttgagatatttaagagtaggttagataaatatctatcagggatggtctagacagtatttggtcctgccatgcgggcaggggactggactcgatgacttctcgaggtcccttccagtcctagaatctatgaatctatgacttcagtgggctttaattCAGGCTCTAATATTTTATTGTCAGGGATTTTTTTCTTGGTAATCGGTAAAATTTTCTTCTTTTGACTGCTAGTTATCTACGTTTATATGCACTGGACATGCAATATACTCAACTAACTGTTGCTCTGAGAATCATAAATTTGAACTTCCTGAATTTTGTACATATACAATCTAAAGAGTAAATACACCTCATCAGAAATTAGAAATTTCAATGAGAAATGGCAAAAACAATTctgtggaattttttttccatttttcacccAACTCTGACCATAAAGTTGCTTTTAATGTATCTATAATGttgcatttacctttttaaaaagaaaatagaatgGTGCTACTAAGTCCAATCAAATAAACATATTATTGTAAGAAATTTCCAGTGCTATTTAGGAGATGGGGGGATATCATGCAAAACTAGAACTGGATGTGCAGTCTAATAATGATGATAGATTCAGATCAACATAGGCGAGACTTATGGTGTGGAATGACTAGCTAAAACGAAGAGAGTATTGGACATAATATATAGCTTTCTTTGTATTTGAACGTGCtgtatttatttgcattttttggAGAAGCACATAGAAAGCTGGTTCAACATACACAAAGCAAATATGCACCTAAGGGTACTGCAAATATTGGGAGTGGGAAAGCATTCAGGTCTCAGTCCTGCAAATATGTAATCAtgtgtgtaagtatttgcaggattagtGTTTCAGTAACCTTGTGGGAGCAAATGTGGGCTTGACAGGGACAGATATTTACGAGTTTGTCTAGAGCAACAGAATTCCTTGAGCAAGGCCTGATCATTCCTTTAGCAGAAAGTTGCACACTGTATTTAAACAATGtgcagcttcctgctgcttttgctgTCAATGTTTCTACCTCAGTTTTTGGCTAATATGCCAATAGTCCATGTTCTGTCTGTGACCAAAAGTCATGATTCTGCACTCTGATCCTCtacatgggcaagtcccttatGCACAGAGTCAGTTGGGCTTTGCTTGAGGTCAGGGGTCTGTCCAcatggatcagattgcaggattggggcttaagTCCATAGATGTACTGAAGTTCTAAAAAGTAGCCAGCTTTTAGATAGGACTGCAAAAAACAGTCAGATTTGACTGTACTTTCCACACACTGACATCTCAAACACATCTGAATGGAATTTTAACAACCCCCCACCACACCACACCCTCCTCACACAAGTTAACTTTTGAACTGAGTCTTAATGTGACAAATTTCATCCCAAAAAGTAATTTGTGGggaaagttataagcaacagaaaacGGCACATATATTAAAAGTGGCTTTTCAATGCTACCTATAGCATCATTTTCATAAAAGTGTAAAAATGagctcattttcagttgcttccTTCCACAATGGTGAACATAATTTACAAATTATCAAATAATGTAACAAAACTGGTCTTAGAAGGCAAATCCTTCTTCTTGCTTGCAAAAAATAGTCCATTTCCAAAAATAATGTCATCTCTTTTATGTGCTACTTGTACATCTTTGTCTGAGGTAATTGCCCAAAGACAGTTAActgtttgttggggttttttttgcttttacatgTTGATGAACACAGTAAAAGTATCATAAGTTTCATGAATATTAAAGAAGCTCCTAAATTATATGCCAATAGAATCaatctttggccttgtctacactacgagagtagttcgattttacttgcatcgaatttttgtaatcgatattgcaaagtcgaacgtgtgtgtccacactaaggacagtaattcgactttgtgcgtccacactaacggtgatagcgtcgacattcgaagcggtgcactgtggtcagctatcccacagttcccgcagtcccctctgcccattggaattctgggtgtagccggcaatgccttctgggtaacaaaatgagtcgagggtgcttttgggaaactgtcgtcatccgtccatcactcccgccctccctccctgaaagcgccggcgggaaaacagttcgcgcgcttttccagtcattgacagcgcggacgccactgtactccgagcatggagcccgctgcgaccatcgctgcagttgtggccgctctcaacgtctcgcagcttatcataaaggtttccctgaggcagatgcagaaaagtcaggcaaggaggctacggcaccgcggtgatgtcctgaagtctgagagtagcacagacctgtcagaaagcaggcgacccagcgccgaggacatcacagtggcaatgggtcatgttgatgccgtggaacggcgattctgggcacgggagacaagcactgagtggtgggaccgcatagtgctgcaggtctgggatgaatcccagtggctgcgaaactttcgcatgcggaagggaactttcctggaactttgtgagttgctgtcccctgccctgaagcgcagtgacacccggttgcgagctgcactgagtgtacagaagcgagtggccatagccctgtggaagcttgcaacgccagacagctaccggtcagtcgcgaaccagtttggggtgggcaaatctaccgtgggggttgttgtgatgcaagtagcgaaggcaatcgttgatgtactgctgccaaaggtagtgaccctgggaaacgtggaggcgatcatagatggcttcgcagcgatgggattcccaaactgcggtggggccatagatggaactcacatccctatcctggcaccggaccaccaggccacccagtacattaaccgaaagggatacttttccatggtgctgcaagcactggtggaccacaggggacgttttaccaacatctacgtgggatggccgggcaaggttcatgacgctcgtgttttcaggaactctggtctgtttagacggctgcaacaaggtatttacttcccggaccacaaaataactgttggggatgtggagatgcctatagtcatcctcggggacccagcctacccgctaatgccctggctcatgaagccctatactggcgccctggacactgaaaaagaactcttcaactaccggctgagcaagtgcagaatggtggtggagtgtgcttttggccgtctcaaggggagatggagaagcttactgactcgctgtgatctcagcgaaaccaatatccccattgttatagcagcttgctgtgtgctccacaatctctgtgagagcaagggggagacctttatggcggggtgggaggttgaggaaaatagcctggctggtgattactcacagccagacagccgggcgattagaagagaccagcgggaagcgctgtgcatccgggaggctttgaaagcaaagttcctgagtgagcagggtaacctgtgattttatagtttgtgtactgagaagctaaacctgcccccgtttctttacccaggtaatgttgactatcctatccagttacatacccccttcaccccccctccaacacacgtgtcgaaataaaaatagttctactttgttaaagcacaccgttttctttaatactgttttagcgggaattttttaaaactgggacgcagactgtggtgcggggcgggtctagtgttgtgatgcgaatgcagcttctaaactcaaggattgacaggctccgctgcggtgggatgcttgtttcaacggagcctgtcacccctcctgatcgggactgtgtgtatgggaggtctatttgactttgtggcagggggaggacggttacagatcccatgctgtgtggctctgtgatcctgtctaaggaccggcgcttaagatctgtaactgccctcccccgccacaaagtcacagagcaacccaccccccccaacattacatcaaaacaacctcccagactaaccggggcaactagtcactgcatcactgcactgtgtatgtgccctgctgctgtgcctgcccccgactatgtaccctgccaaaggagactgtcctgtccaatttccaaccccctttcccctcctcctccaaaagaacatgattgaaacagtagttaacagaaacgaattttttattatcaactacacatggcattgggaggtgaaacttggacgtgggcttgtgtcaggcgggaaggaaagaacttttcaaattttgggaaatgagagccttctgctactagagctctctgcaggggtggagtgagagttagcagggactctgccgcctctccttctttgcactttgggtgaggtgggtatgggacttggtggcgggggagggcggttagagatggactgcagcggggctctgtcctcctgcctccgttcctgcagaacatccacaaggcgccggagcgtgtccgtttgctccctcagtagtccaagcagcgtttgagtcgcctgctggtcttcctgccgccacctctcctcccgatccatgttggcttggtgcattcgggtcaagttctcccgccactgggtctgctgtgctgcctgggcttgggaagaggccataagctcagagaacatgtcctcccgtgtcctcttcttcctacgcctaatccgcgctagcctctgggagtgtgattccaggctaggttgtgagacagtcgcagacggggctgtggaaatgggaaaaagggagtgaattcctctgaaagataaatgtagttgtgaacaaagaacatagtctttctctgtgaacaagaccatgcacagcacctttcacatgcgcactcagcacaaggtcgaattctcggccttcgcattctgtgcctggggtcttgaacagcacatttgagaagcgaggcagcacaacggaatttctgttgcaggcagacatggtaagccgtacacttgtggcagtttaaaacttttatattaccactggcctcatttcacatttaaatcaatgtcagtccctgctgccagcaatccggcaagcgggaactctgcccctgtcccaccccctcgcggctgtccccgggaatgatccctttcggctgcccctctcccgcctccaccgcgtggctgcaaaccagcggtgacagttctgtaaaggaacgggaaagcagtcccaacactaacattcccctacctaattaaaagcaggtcaccatggccgacatcaccctgatgaggatctccgagagcgacaaagagagaatgctccgggaaagcctccaaagaccagggccgtatgccgccctgctgtgcagagcaatgatccccgagtacctgataatctcgtggcgcggcaacgtgtcgtacttcggaggacccaataaggccgctctccccaagaacctcatgcaacggctttcaagttacctccaggagagcttcatcgagatgtcccaggaggattactgctctatccccgcacatatagaccgcattttactgtagctgcagtagcagggaatacacagtagagcggcttgtgcaggacaatcactgaaaaccggacattgctagatttcttttcaaaacttgcactgccccttactaaaccgttaagcgcctagggcacactaatcatgaacaacccattcttttaattgttaatattcctgttttgttaaaaataaatgtttagatgtttacaacacttactggctgatccttcaccagattctgtgtccggggtaatggctggggacgcttcgtaggggatctctgtaagggtgatgaagagatcctggctgtcggggaaatcagcgttgtgagagctgccaactgcctcgccctcctcatctccttcctcatcttccccgtcccctaacatgtctgaggaaccggccgtggacagtatcccatcctcagagtccacggtcactggtggggtagtggtggcggcagcaccgaggatggaatgcagtgcctcgtagaaacgggatgtctggggatgggatccggagcgtccgtttgcctctttggtcttctggtagccttgtctcagctccttgattttcacgcggcactgcgttgcatcccggctatatcctctctctgccatgtctttagagatcttctcgtagatctttgcattccttcttttggatcgcagctcggaaagcacggactcatcgccccacacagcgatgagatccaagacttcacgatcagtccatgctggggctctctttctattcccagactgcacggccatcactgctggagagctctgcatcgttgccagtgctgctgtgctcgccacgatgtccagacaggaaatgagattcaaactggccagacaggaaaaggaattcaaattcaaattttcccggggcttttcctgtgtggctggtcagagcatccgagctcgcactgctgtccagagcgtcaacagagtggtgcactgtgggatagctcccggagctattagcgtcgatttccatccacacctagcctaattcgacatggccatgtcgaatttagcgctactcccctcgtcggggaggagtacagaagtcgaattaaagagacctctatgtcgaactaaatagcatcgcagtgtggacgggtgcagggttaattcgatttaacggcgctaacttcgacataaacgcctagtgtagaccaggccctagattaAATGAATTCCTAAATTAATCACACAGAATATACATATTCCATataaagaagattttttttaagtacgcAAGTATGTAAACTGATGTGGTTTTGCCAGTCAACTCAAAGTACTTCATCCTGTAAAAGGGatctactagggttaccatacgtccgttttttcccggacatgtccggtttttcggcaatcaaacccccgtccggggggaattgccaaaaagccgaacatgtccgggaaaatgccggctgggcacttcccctcccgcggctgctctgctcctcccctgactcttcggctctgtttaagagccgagctgcccgaacACTAtgagcttcaggcagcccccttgcctccggaccccagccgccggccaggcacttcccctcccagtctccggcggcgcagggtctggaggcatgggggctgcccgaagccggtagtgcttgggcagcttggctcttaaacagagccaaagagtcaggggaggaacagagacaccggccgcggcggctctgctcctccctgattcttcggctctgtttaagagctgagcgc
This genomic window contains:
- the LOC135973502 gene encoding uncharacterized protein LOC135973502; its protein translation is MQSSPAVMAVQSGNRKRAPAWTDREVLDLIAVWGDESVLSELRSKRRNAKIYEKISKDMAERGYSRDATQCRVKIKELRQGYQKTKEANGRSGSHPQTSRFYEALHSILGAAATTTPPVTVDSEDGILSTAGSSDMLGDGEDEEGDEEGEAVGSSHNADFPDSQDLFITLTEIPYEASPAITPDTESGEGSATPSATVSQPSLESHSQRLARIRRRKKRTREDMFSELMASSQAQAAQQTQWRENLTRMHQANMDREERWRQEDQQATQTLLGLLREQTDTLRRLVDVLQERRQEDRAPLQSISNRPPPPPSPIPTSPKVQRRRGGRVPANSHSTPAESSSSRRLSFPKI